In the genome of Fulvivirga maritima, one region contains:
- a CDS encoding TolC family protein: MSIVKKVTCMSFMLMVFMITISEGQQQNIDSATLTLEDFLDIVRTNHPVAIQANLQPEKGEATVRQARGGFDPKAAAKVSEKYFKDYTYYSKNDVGLKVPTWFGIEAKAGYEENKGTYLNPENSTSGAGLWYAGVSVPVGKGLFIDKRRAELRQAQVYQQSSEAERRSMLNDLQYEAGKAYWEWFKSYHSLKVYVEGLQLATERFLAVKQSVKYGDKPAIDTLEASIQVQNRQLSLQQARLDYLNSTALLSIYLWAEGVVPLELDEYTVPSDLSEISALDVNLEYRDRISEMVNAHPKLQLYEYKIADLDIQQRLKRENLKPELNLNYNALNEAMGSDPTAGYSMNNYKWGLEFSFPIFLRKERGALQLADLKIREAQLSFTQQNAQLIYKANTALNAWDNTFDQANTYEQTVENYNQLLTGERKKIPGRRELTIFS, from the coding sequence ATGAGCATAGTGAAGAAAGTAACCTGTATGTCTTTCATGCTGATGGTATTCATGATTACTATCAGTGAAGGGCAACAACAAAATATTGATTCAGCTACACTTACGCTGGAAGATTTTTTAGATATAGTTAGAACTAACCATCCAGTGGCTATTCAGGCTAATTTGCAGCCAGAGAAAGGAGAAGCAACTGTACGTCAGGCTCGCGGCGGGTTTGACCCGAAAGCAGCGGCGAAGGTGTCTGAAAAATACTTTAAAGATTATACGTATTACAGTAAAAACGACGTAGGCCTTAAGGTGCCTACCTGGTTTGGTATTGAGGCGAAGGCTGGCTATGAAGAAAATAAGGGTACTTATCTTAATCCTGAAAACAGCACTTCAGGAGCGGGCTTATGGTATGCCGGAGTATCTGTGCCAGTAGGAAAAGGTCTTTTTATAGATAAACGAAGAGCCGAGTTACGACAGGCACAAGTTTATCAGCAGAGCTCAGAAGCTGAAAGAAGATCTATGCTTAATGACTTGCAATACGAAGCAGGAAAGGCGTATTGGGAGTGGTTTAAATCATATCATAGCCTTAAGGTATATGTAGAGGGGCTGCAATTGGCCACTGAGAGATTTCTGGCTGTGAAGCAAAGTGTGAAGTATGGAGATAAGCCTGCCATAGATACTTTGGAGGCCTCTATACAGGTGCAAAACAGGCAATTATCATTACAGCAGGCGCGACTGGATTATTTGAATTCAACGGCATTGCTGTCTATATACTTATGGGCCGAAGGTGTGGTGCCACTTGAGTTGGATGAGTATACCGTTCCATCAGATTTAAGCGAAATTTCCGCTTTAGATGTCAACCTTGAATATAGAGATAGGATCAGTGAAATGGTAAATGCGCACCCTAAACTTCAGCTATATGAGTATAAAATTGCTGATTTGGATATACAGCAAAGGCTGAAAAGGGAGAATTTGAAACCCGAGCTTAACCTCAACTATAATGCTTTAAATGAAGCTATGGGATCAGATCCTACCGCAGGTTATAGTATGAATAATTACAAATGGGGGCTCGAATTTAGTTTTCCTATATTTTTAAGAAAAGAAAGAGGTGCATTGCAGCTGGCTGACTTGAAGATTAGAGAAGCTCAACTTTCCTTTACTCAGCAAAATGCACAGCTGATATATAAAGCCAACACAGCGTTAAATGCCTGGGATAACACCTTTGACCAGGCCAATACCTACGAGCAAACCGTAGAGAACTACAACCAACTGCTAACAGGAGAAAGAAAAAAAATACCAGGCAGGAGAGAGCTCACTATTTTTAGTTAA
- a CDS encoding HlyD family secretion protein: MLNISVNSVRDKIDRTKYSALNLVENKVSGRVFLRIISFTLIAVVIIMFFPWTQNINSGGNVTALRPDQRPQTIHSIIAGRIEKWYVQEGDFVAKGDTILFISEVKDNYFDPQLLSRTQEQLKAKEMAVKSYMEKVKALDNQIDALATTSDLKLEQAKNKLKQAHLKVQSDSIGYEAAITNYNIAKEQYGRQEQLYNDGLKSLTDLEKRKLTLQKAQADMISYENKLLSSKNDVINAKVELTSIRTKYRESIAKAESDKYSAMSNMYDAETTVSKLQNQYMNYSVRTGMYYITAPQNGYVTKAIQTGIGETIKEGASIVSIMPSDYTLAVEMYVRPIDLPLLEKGQPVRIQFDGWPAVVFSGWPNTSYGTYGGKVYAIDNFISPNGKYRVLVEPDPEDHEWPKAIRVGAGTRNMVLLKDVPIWYELWRQINGFPPDYYKANQSGAGTSDKSSKASDKSKK, encoded by the coding sequence ATGCTTAATATTTCTGTTAATAGTGTAAGAGATAAAATTGACCGTACTAAGTACAGTGCTCTTAATCTGGTAGAGAATAAGGTATCTGGTAGGGTGTTTTTAAGGATTATTAGTTTTACGCTGATTGCTGTGGTAATCATCATGTTTTTTCCATGGACTCAGAATATTAACTCAGGCGGTAATGTAACTGCCCTGCGGCCTGATCAAAGACCACAGACTATTCATTCTATAATAGCAGGTAGAATAGAAAAGTGGTACGTGCAGGAGGGGGATTTTGTGGCGAAAGGAGATACTATTCTTTTCATTTCAGAGGTAAAAGATAATTATTTTGATCCGCAATTGCTTTCAAGAACTCAGGAGCAGCTAAAAGCCAAAGAAATGGCGGTGAAGTCTTATATGGAAAAGGTTAAAGCTCTTGATAATCAGATAGATGCTTTAGCTACTACCAGTGATCTTAAGTTGGAGCAAGCTAAAAACAAATTAAAGCAAGCCCACTTAAAAGTACAGAGTGATAGTATTGGCTACGAAGCGGCTATAACTAATTATAACATTGCCAAAGAGCAGTATGGAAGACAAGAGCAGTTATATAATGATGGCTTGAAATCGCTGACGGATCTGGAAAAGCGTAAGCTGACTTTACAAAAGGCACAAGCGGATATGATTTCTTATGAGAACAAGTTGCTATCAAGCAAAAATGATGTGATTAATGCGAAAGTGGAGCTAACTTCTATAAGAACTAAATACAGGGAGAGCATAGCTAAAGCGGAATCAGATAAGTATTCGGCTATGTCTAATATGTATGATGCGGAGACTACCGTATCAAAACTGCAAAATCAATACATGAACTATTCAGTGAGAACGGGCATGTACTATATCACCGCTCCACAAAATGGCTATGTAACAAAGGCCATTCAAACGGGGATTGGTGAGACGATAAAGGAGGGGGCCAGTATTGTGAGTATAATGCCATCTGATTATACTTTGGCGGTAGAAATGTATGTTCGGCCTATTGATTTACCATTATTGGAAAAGGGACAACCAGTACGTATTCAGTTCGATGGCTGGCCGGCAGTAGTTTTTTCCGGATGGCCGAATACCAGTTATGGTACTTATGGTGGTAAAGTGTATGCCATAGATAATTTTATAAGTCCAAATGGTAAATACAGAGTGCTGGTAGAGCCAGACCCCGAAGATCATGAATGGCCTAAAGCGATAAGGGTAGGAGCAGGAACCAGAAATATGGTTTTACTGAAAGACGTGCCTATCTGGTATGAATTATGGCGACAAATCAACGGCTTCCCACCAGATTATTATAAAGCTAATCAGTCTGGTGCAGGCACAAGCGACAAGTCGTCAAAGGCTTCAGATAAATCAAAAAAATAG
- a CDS encoding peptidase domain-containing ABC transporter — protein MKENTSTLTPTQRFWRLLKPDRKEIKNVYLYSIFNGLVSLSLPLGIQAIVNFIQGGQISTSWVVLVFLVVLGIAVSGVLQIYQLRITENLQQKIFSRAAFEFAYRMPRTKMESLYKHYAPELMNRFFDIISVQKGLSKILIDFSVALLNVVFGLLLLSFYHSFFILFSVILVILVVVIIRFTGKKGMATSLKESKYKYKVAYWLEELARTNTTFKLVGNTDLPLEKVDTHVSNYLESRENHFKILVQQYSLMVVFKVLVATGLLAIGGVLVMEQQMNIGQFIAAEIIILTVMVAVEKLIRSLETIYDVLTSLEKIAQVTDMELEKTEGVDFTKEVNGNGLSLDLEKVTFAYPDQQNPVLQDVNLSIESGERVVISGDNNSGKRTLLYVIAGLYKVQKGTIAYQGLPIGNLNISSLRTVFGDYLSQEQLFEGTVMENITMGRKNVSFEEVKWAIKNLNLEEFIKGLSKGYDTELDAQGNKLPGSIAQKLLLARSIVGNPKLLILEDLYMHLDEEEYRRVIDFLIDKSHPWTLVAISSEYYFTSKSDKVIIMENGKVSKSGKYTELKSFLNLKNNGHA, from the coding sequence ATGAAAGAAAATACATCTACACTTACACCTACACAGCGGTTTTGGAGGTTACTAAAACCAGATAGAAAAGAGATAAAGAACGTTTATCTGTATTCTATATTTAATGGGTTGGTAAGCTTGTCACTTCCGTTAGGAATTCAGGCTATTGTAAACTTTATCCAAGGGGGGCAGATAAGCACTTCATGGGTGGTTCTTGTGTTTTTGGTAGTATTGGGTATAGCTGTTTCTGGTGTACTTCAGATTTATCAATTAAGGATTACGGAGAATCTTCAGCAGAAGATATTTTCAAGAGCGGCTTTTGAGTTTGCTTATAGAATGCCCAGAACCAAGATGGAAAGCTTGTACAAGCACTATGCTCCTGAATTGATGAATCGCTTTTTTGATATTATATCGGTACAAAAAGGCCTTTCTAAAATATTAATAGACTTTTCTGTAGCGTTGCTCAATGTTGTGTTCGGTCTCTTATTACTTTCATTTTACCATTCATTCTTTATTCTGTTTAGCGTTATTTTGGTTATTCTGGTAGTCGTGATTATCCGGTTTACGGGTAAAAAAGGTATGGCAACTAGTTTAAAAGAGTCGAAATATAAGTATAAGGTAGCTTACTGGTTAGAGGAGCTGGCAAGAACTAACACTACTTTTAAGTTGGTAGGTAATACAGATTTGCCTTTAGAAAAAGTGGATACGCATGTAAGCAATTATCTGGAATCTAGAGAGAATCACTTTAAGATTTTAGTTCAGCAGTATTCGTTAATGGTGGTTTTTAAAGTATTGGTAGCCACAGGCTTATTAGCCATAGGCGGAGTACTGGTCATGGAGCAGCAGATGAATATAGGTCAGTTTATTGCCGCTGAGATTATTATTCTTACCGTAATGGTGGCTGTGGAGAAATTAATCAGAAGCCTTGAGACTATTTATGATGTTTTAACTTCTCTGGAAAAAATAGCTCAGGTTACAGACATGGAGCTGGAAAAAACCGAAGGCGTAGACTTTACTAAAGAAGTGAATGGTAACGGACTGTCCTTAGATTTGGAAAAAGTCACTTTTGCTTATCCTGATCAACAAAATCCCGTATTGCAAGACGTGAATTTATCAATAGAATCAGGAGAAAGGGTAGTGATAAGTGGAGATAATAATTCTGGCAAACGGACTTTGCTGTATGTTATTGCGGGTCTTTATAAGGTGCAAAAAGGCACAATAGCCTATCAGGGGTTGCCGATTGGTAACTTGAATATAAGTTCGCTAAGAACAGTATTTGGTGATTATTTGTCACAAGAGCAGTTGTTTGAAGGTACTGTAATGGAAAATATTACTATGGGCCGAAAGAACGTAAGCTTTGAAGAGGTGAAGTGGGCCATAAAAAATCTTAATCTGGAAGAATTTATAAAGGGACTTTCAAAAGGATATGACACTGAGCTAGATGCGCAAGGAAATAAGCTGCCAGGCAGTATCGCTCAAAAGTTATTGCTAGCCAGAAGTATTGTGGGTAATCCTAAGTTGTTGATTTTAGAAGATCTGTATATGCACTTAGATGAAGAGGAGTATAGAAGAGTGATTGATTTTCTCATAGATAAAAGTCATCCGTGGACTTTGGTGGCCATTTCTTCCGAATATTACTTTACCAGTAAGTCTGATAAGGTAATAATCATGGAAAACGGAAAAGTGAGTAAAAGTGGAAAGTACACTGAATTAAAATCATTTTTAAACCTTAAAAACAACGGCCATGCTTAA
- a CDS encoding TetR/AcrR family transcriptional regulator codes for MKDLRIEIQVNSCTYLKDPLSSTLGKKIISGSIDLINNLGFESFTFKKLALRIGSTEASIYRYFESKHKLLLYLTSWYWAWMEYRLVFLLANISSPIKKLDLSLEALTEEVKEDKSISHINERKLYKIVINESAKAYYTKEVDKENKDGVFLGLKNLVDRVSDIILEIDPQYPFPHMLVSTVIEGGHHQRYFAEHFPRLTDTVGQGDAITQFYKDLVFGALKINL; via the coding sequence ATGAAAGACTTGCGAATTGAGATTCAGGTTAACTCTTGTACTTATTTAAAGGACCCACTGTCTAGTACATTAGGCAAGAAGATTATCTCTGGAAGTATAGATTTGATTAATAATCTGGGCTTTGAAAGCTTTACCTTTAAAAAGCTGGCCTTGAGGATTGGTTCCACGGAGGCTTCTATTTATAGGTATTTTGAGAGTAAACATAAGTTGCTTTTGTATCTCACCTCATGGTACTGGGCGTGGATGGAATACAGGCTGGTGTTTCTTCTGGCTAATATTTCATCACCCATAAAAAAGTTAGATCTTTCGCTTGAAGCGCTAACTGAAGAGGTGAAAGAAGACAAAAGTATTTCGCATATTAATGAGCGAAAGTTATATAAGATTGTTATTAATGAATCTGCTAAGGCTTATTATACTAAAGAGGTAGATAAGGAGAATAAGGACGGTGTTTTCCTCGGATTAAAGAACTTGGTGGATCGGGTTAGTGACATTATTTTGGAAATAGATCCTCAATATCCATTTCCGCATATGTTGGTCTCTACAGTAATTGAGGGAGGGCATCATCAACGCTATTTTGCTGAACATTTCCCCAGACTTACTGATACGGTGGGGCAGGGAGATGCTATTACTCAGTTTTATAAAGATTTAGTCTTTGGAGCATTGAAAATTAATTTATGA